Proteins from a genomic interval of Sphingopyxis sp. QXT-31:
- a CDS encoding SDR family oxidoreductase yields MNLNDMFGLDGRIALVTGGSRGIGQMIVEGYLAAGCARVYISARKSAQIEAAVADFNTRYPGKVIGLPVDLSTVEGCRALAKELEAREEKLDILVNNAGAAWGEPFEGFPEAGWDKVMDINVKSPFFLTQALHGLLKAGGTADRPSKVINIGSIDGMRLNPWETYSYHASKAAILYLTKRMAARLVTDNIIVTAIAPGAFQSDMNKAARDHGDAVAKSIPVKRIGIPEDMAGAAIFLASKAGDYVVGDTITVDGGLVHGDLKTSIDA; encoded by the coding sequence ATGAACCTAAACGACATGTTCGGCCTCGACGGCCGCATCGCGCTCGTCACCGGCGGCTCGCGCGGGATCGGCCAGATGATCGTCGAGGGCTATCTCGCCGCGGGTTGTGCGCGCGTCTACATCTCGGCGCGCAAGAGCGCGCAGATCGAAGCCGCGGTCGCCGATTTCAATACGCGCTACCCCGGCAAGGTCATCGGGCTTCCCGTCGATCTCTCGACCGTCGAGGGCTGCCGCGCGCTGGCGAAGGAACTCGAAGCCCGTGAGGAGAAACTCGACATCCTCGTCAACAACGCCGGCGCCGCATGGGGCGAACCTTTCGAAGGTTTCCCCGAGGCGGGCTGGGACAAGGTGATGGACATCAACGTCAAATCGCCCTTCTTCCTGACGCAGGCGCTGCACGGACTGCTTAAGGCCGGCGGCACCGCCGACCGCCCCTCGAAGGTCATCAACATCGGCTCGATCGACGGCATGCGTCTCAACCCATGGGAAACCTACAGCTACCACGCGTCGAAGGCCGCGATCCTCTACCTCACCAAGCGCATGGCGGCGCGGCTGGTGACCGACAACATCATCGTCACCGCAATCGCGCCGGGCGCCTTCCAGTCGGACATGAACAAGGCCGCGCGCGACCATGGCGACGCGGTGGCGAAGAGCATCCCGGTCAAGCGCATCGGCATCCCCGAGGACATGGCCGGCGCCGCGATCTTCCTCGCGTCGAAGGCGGGCGACTATGTTGTCGGCGACACGATCACCGTCGACGGCGGGCTGGTGCACGGTGACCTCAAGACCAGCATCGATGCGTAA
- a CDS encoding acyl-CoA dehydrogenase family protein: MPLYHNDDQAMLKDSVAPFVAEQAPVSHLRKLRDSADATGFSRDLWAQFTEMGLPGMLVPEAHGGLGMGHMEAGIVLEEIGRNLTPSPFLATSVGAVAALAKAGGTQAGRWLPAIASGEAIVALAIDEGAKHRPDRIAATATRSGNGFRLDGKKSFVLHGHVADMSIVAAKTDGGITLFAVPKNAKGMTADPRRLVDSSLASHVTLDGVEVDADAVIGEVDAGGEILDALLAATRTGAAAEMVGVGQGAMDMTVTYLKERKQFGKLIGEFQGLQHRAAHLYGEMEVARATVMKAQQLLDEGSEGARLMVSVAKAKAGRAANLAVREGVQMHGGIGMTDEYDIGLYMKRDRALAEFMGDVHYHIDQVARMNGY, encoded by the coding sequence ATGCCGCTCTATCACAATGACGACCAGGCGATGCTCAAGGACAGCGTCGCGCCCTTCGTGGCCGAACAGGCGCCGGTTTCGCACCTCCGCAAACTGCGCGACAGCGCCGACGCCACCGGCTTCTCGCGCGACCTCTGGGCGCAGTTCACCGAAATGGGCCTGCCCGGCATGCTCGTGCCGGAGGCGCATGGCGGGCTCGGCATGGGGCATATGGAGGCGGGCATCGTGCTCGAGGAAATCGGCCGCAACCTGACCCCGTCGCCCTTCCTCGCGACCAGCGTCGGCGCCGTCGCCGCGCTCGCGAAGGCGGGCGGCACGCAGGCGGGCCGCTGGCTCCCCGCGATCGCATCGGGCGAAGCGATCGTCGCGCTCGCGATCGACGAGGGCGCGAAGCACCGCCCCGACCGCATCGCGGCGACCGCGACGCGTAGCGGCAACGGCTTCCGCCTCGACGGCAAGAAGAGCTTCGTGCTCCACGGCCATGTCGCCGACATGAGCATCGTCGCGGCCAAGACCGACGGCGGCATCACTTTGTTCGCGGTACCCAAGAATGCGAAAGGCATGACCGCCGACCCGCGCCGCCTCGTCGACTCCTCGCTCGCCAGCCACGTCACGCTCGACGGCGTCGAGGTCGATGCCGACGCGGTGATCGGCGAGGTCGACGCGGGCGGCGAGATCCTCGATGCCTTACTCGCCGCGACGCGCACCGGGGCCGCCGCCGAAATGGTCGGCGTCGGGCAGGGCGCGATGGACATGACGGTCACCTATCTCAAGGAACGCAAGCAGTTCGGCAAGCTGATCGGCGAATTCCAGGGCCTCCAGCACCGCGCCGCCCATCTCTATGGCGAAATGGAAGTCGCGCGCGCCACGGTGATGAAGGCGCAGCAATTGCTCGACGAGGGCAGCGAAGGCGCGCGGCTGATGGTGTCGGTCGCGAAAGCGAAAGCCGGTCGCGCCGCCAACCTCGCGGTGCGCGAAGGCGTCCAGATGCACGGCGGCATCGGCATGACCGACGAATATGACATCGGCCTCTACATGAAACGCGACCGCGCGCTCGCCGAGTTTATGGGCGACGTGCACTACCACATCGACCAGGTCGCGCGGATGAACGGCTACTGA